A region from the Solibacillus sp. FSL H8-0523 genome encodes:
- a CDS encoding amino acid ABC transporter ATP-binding protein, translating into MIKIDNLKKTYGKNEVLKGITTEIKEKEVIAIIGPSGSGKSTFLRCINRLEEPTEGVISVAGETVTEQNVMKVRENLGMVFQHFHLFPHKTVLENLTYAPINVKGVAKETAVKMAEELLSKVGLFEKRNEYPNRLSGGQKQRVAIARALAMNPTAILFDEPTSALDPEMVKEVLEVMKSLAKEGMTMMIVTHEMGFAREVADRVLFLDGGYLVEDAPPEEFFAAPKSERAKAFLEKVL; encoded by the coding sequence GTGATTAAAATTGATAACTTAAAAAAAACCTATGGCAAAAATGAAGTATTAAAAGGCATCACAACCGAAATTAAAGAAAAAGAAGTAATCGCGATCATCGGTCCTTCTGGCTCAGGGAAGTCAACATTCCTACGCTGCATTAACCGCTTAGAAGAACCAACTGAAGGCGTGATTTCGGTTGCAGGCGAGACCGTGACGGAACAAAATGTCATGAAGGTGCGCGAGAATTTAGGCATGGTGTTTCAGCACTTCCACCTGTTCCCGCACAAAACGGTTTTAGAAAACTTAACGTACGCACCGATCAACGTAAAAGGTGTCGCTAAAGAGACGGCTGTGAAAATGGCCGAGGAACTGTTATCAAAAGTAGGGCTTTTTGAAAAGCGTAACGAATACCCGAACCGTTTATCAGGTGGGCAAAAGCAGCGTGTGGCTATCGCGCGTGCACTTGCGATGAATCCAACGGCGATTCTATTCGATGAGCCAACATCAGCGCTTGACCCAGAAATGGTTAAAGAGGTTTTAGAAGTAATGAAGTCGCTTGCCAAAGAGGGCATGACGATGATGATTGTAACGCATGAAATGGGCTTCGCGCGTGAAGTCGCGGACCGCGTACTGTTTTTAGATGGTGGTTATTTAGTAGAGGATGCTCCTCCAGAAGAATTCTTCGCTGCCCCAAAATCAGAACGTGCGAAAGCGTTTTTAGAGAAAGTTTTATAA
- a CDS encoding membrane dipeptidase, translating to MAIPIIDLHCDALLRLFERGNNFTNAPTLDVNYEKLQAGNVMAQAFAIFIEPELSLQEKRVAAYKQVAHFQALIEANTNMVQLKNWEDFHTLQLGQIGAFLTIEGVDFFGGNLDFWYEFYTFGVLAIGLTWNVPNEAADGLHSNLGRGVTSFGHDIIKLNNEHKIITDVTHLHEQSFWHVMEHADYVIASHSNATSVYPHERNLTDAQIRAMISKNAPMHVVYFPEFINGQKQASLRDLINHIDHIASLGGKHLIGLGSDFDGISTKVTGLEHAGMHQNLVNELLKYYREEEVRGFCYQNFLNHLPK from the coding sequence ATGGCAATACCGATTATTGATTTGCACTGTGATGCCTTGCTTCGGTTATTTGAACGGGGTAATAATTTTACGAACGCCCCTACTTTAGATGTGAACTATGAGAAGTTGCAAGCTGGCAATGTCATGGCGCAGGCGTTTGCGATTTTTATTGAACCTGAGTTATCACTACAAGAAAAACGTGTGGCTGCCTACAAGCAAGTCGCGCATTTCCAAGCGCTAATCGAAGCAAATACGAACATGGTGCAACTAAAAAATTGGGAGGACTTTCATACGTTACAGCTCGGTCAAATTGGCGCGTTTTTAACGATTGAAGGCGTGGATTTTTTCGGTGGCAACCTTGATTTTTGGTATGAATTTTACACGTTTGGCGTCCTAGCAATTGGCTTAACATGGAACGTTCCAAATGAAGCAGCAGACGGTTTACATAGCAATTTAGGGCGCGGTGTCACAAGTTTTGGCCATGACATTATCAAGCTGAACAACGAGCACAAAATTATCACTGACGTCACGCACCTCCACGAGCAAAGCTTTTGGCATGTGATGGAGCATGCGGATTATGTGATTGCCTCACACTCTAATGCGACTTCGGTCTATCCGCACGAGCGCAATTTAACCGATGCGCAAATCCGTGCGATGATTTCAAAAAATGCGCCGATGCATGTCGTGTATTTCCCTGAATTTATCAATGGGCAAAAACAGGCGTCACTGCGGGATTTAATCAATCATATTGATCACATTGCTTCCCTTGGTGGCAAGCATTTAATCGGCCTTGGCTCTGATTTTGACGGGATTTCAACGAAGGTTACCGGACTTGAGCATGCCGGTATGCATCAGAATTTGGTGAATGAATTATTGAAGTATTACCGTGAGGAAGAGGTGCGCGGCTTTTGTTATCAAAACTTTTTAAATCACCTGCCGAAGTAG
- a CDS encoding amino acid ABC transporter permease produces the protein MFNFDAVVPSIPYILEGIGVTLQIVVGATIIGLVLGILLALCKIGNIAPLRWFASFYTSIFRGTPLVLQLMLIYYAVPQVLDMQIDPIPAAILAFGLNSGAYISEIIRAGISAVDKGQMEAAKALGIPYSKMMKDIILPQAMKNILPSLMNEFITLNKESAIVTVIGAMDIMRRAYVVGGSTFTYLEPLLIAGLIYYVMTLVLSFLGKTLEKRMKRSD, from the coding sequence ATGTTTAATTTTGACGCAGTCGTACCCTCTATCCCGTACATTTTAGAGGGGATAGGTGTCACATTACAAATCGTTGTTGGCGCGACGATTATTGGTTTAGTTTTAGGTATACTTTTAGCATTATGCAAAATCGGCAACATCGCGCCACTTCGTTGGTTCGCGAGCTTCTATACATCAATTTTCCGAGGCACGCCATTAGTATTACAATTAATGTTAATTTACTACGCCGTACCGCAAGTATTAGATATGCAGATCGACCCAATTCCAGCGGCGATACTCGCATTTGGTTTAAACTCAGGGGCGTACATTTCTGAGATTATCCGTGCCGGCATTAGCGCGGTCGATAAAGGACAAATGGAAGCCGCGAAAGCACTGGGCATTCCGTACAGTAAAATGATGAAGGACATCATTTTACCGCAAGCCATGAAAAATATTTTACCATCGTTAATGAATGAATTTATTACATTAAATAAAGAATCAGCCATCGTGACAGTAATCGGTGCCATGGATATCATGCGCCGCGCGTACGTTGTCGGTGGTTCGACGTTTACGTATTTAGAGCCGCTACTAATTGCCGGTTTAATCTATTACGTCATGACATTAGTATTATCATTCCTTGGCAAAACGCTAGAAAAGAGGATGAAACGCAGTGATTAA
- a CDS encoding YwbE family protein, whose translation MNGKNRSDVFAGLEVDIVLKKDQRTGTTTRGIVKDLLTNSSFHPHGIKVRLTDGQVGRVCQTYPK comes from the coding sequence ATGAACGGAAAAAATCGCAGCGATGTATTCGCTGGTTTAGAAGTCGATATCGTCTTAAAAAAAGACCAACGCACAGGTACAACTACGCGCGGGATTGTGAAGGATTTATTAACAAACTCGAGCTTTCACCCACACGGCATTAAAGTGCGCTTAACAGATGGACAAGTTGGACGCGTTTGTCAGACATATCCGAAATAA